From a single Sulfolobus sp. E5-1-F genomic region:
- a CDS encoding NAD(P)/FAD-dependent oxidoreductase: MTRIAIVGAGPAGLSLAYFLKGSKKVEATVYESMEEPGLKPCAWGLITGIENIIPIPNETIISEIKGFRIYLDNKLVFDIKTNNKLGYIIDKPLFLKRLSDEVNVEFNSKVIKKGDKYYVNDKPLDHNKIIFATGHYSVTKSMSIPAIQYITDYEIDKEVVEFYFYSGFLGYAWVFPDREGSKIGIGGYAEVPELKERLKQILKGRIKMFHGARVTDYGVIEDRLDGSYTGEALGTVYAITGEGIRPSIISSKILADSILTGKNFKKEFKRSKLYWSLNWHAKIIKMTKERDPGTVRLSKALLNNDPQIILKFAIGDFNRVDLIKIFGRSLI; encoded by the coding sequence ATGACGAGAATAGCAATAGTAGGGGCAGGTCCCGCAGGGCTATCTCTAGCTTATTTTTTAAAAGGGAGTAAAAAAGTTGAGGCAACAGTCTACGAGAGTATGGAAGAACCTGGACTCAAACCTTGTGCATGGGGATTAATTACTGGAATAGAAAATATAATACCAATACCCAATGAAACTATAATTAGTGAAATAAAGGGTTTTAGAATATATCTTGATAATAAACTTGTTTTTGATATAAAAACAAATAACAAGCTAGGATACATTATCGATAAACCTCTCTTCTTAAAAAGACTTTCAGATGAAGTAAATGTAGAATTTAATTCAAAAGTTATAAAAAAGGGTGATAAGTACTACGTTAATGATAAACCATTAGATCATAATAAGATAATATTTGCAACAGGGCATTATAGTGTAACTAAGTCTATGTCAATTCCCGCCATCCAGTACATTACAGATTACGAAATAGATAAAGAAGTTGTGGAATTCTATTTTTACTCAGGCTTTTTGGGCTATGCTTGGGTATTTCCAGATAGAGAGGGATCTAAAATTGGGATTGGAGGATACGCTGAGGTGCCGGAGTTAAAGGAAAGATTAAAACAGATCCTCAAGGGGAGAATTAAAATGTTTCATGGAGCTAGGGTTACAGATTATGGAGTGATAGAAGACAGATTAGACGGTAGTTACACGGGTGAGGCTTTGGGTACTGTATATGCAATAACTGGAGAGGGGATAAGACCATCGATTATTTCTTCAAAAATTTTAGCTGATTCCATATTAACTGGAAAAAACTTCAAAAAGGAATTTAAAAGGAGTAAGCTATATTGGTCGTTAAACTGGCATGCAAAAATTATAAAAATGACGAAGGAAAGAGACCCAGGTACTGTAAGACTTTCGAAAGCCTTACTTAATAATGATCCCCAAATAATTTTAAAATTTGCAATAGGCGACTTTAATAGAGTTGACTTGATAAAGATCTTTGGGAGGTCTCTTATTTGA
- a CDS encoding isoaspartyl peptidase/L-asparaginase produces the protein MRYNLPVLVIHGGAGSWQIADQDKAKLTISEALERGYYEFRKGSALEAVVEAIYYMEESGVFDAGKGSVRNSAGYIEMDAGIMIGNTLQAGGIMGLREGSAIKKALEILLQNKHVLMIGNSGNNNSNNNNIISESKVFGDTVGAVALDQHGNLVAGTSTGGIKGKLPGRVGDSPIPGAGYYATSNVAVSSTGIGEIILRMLPAKEVDILVSLGYTIDDALRAVINKITKIFGKDNIGMIGLDKYGNASAYYNTRGMARGVISSDGVKRVYVFEGEI, from the coding sequence GTGAGATATAATTTACCAGTACTTGTAATACACGGTGGAGCAGGAAGTTGGCAAATAGCTGATCAAGATAAGGCTAAATTGACAATAAGTGAAGCGTTAGAAAGAGGATATTATGAGTTTAGGAAAGGTTCTGCGCTCGAAGCAGTAGTAGAGGCTATATATTATATGGAGGAGTCTGGGGTTTTTGATGCTGGTAAAGGAAGTGTGAGAAACTCGGCTGGATATATTGAAATGGATGCTGGAATAATGATAGGTAATACACTTCAGGCAGGAGGTATCATGGGATTAAGGGAAGGTAGTGCAATAAAAAAGGCTTTAGAGATCTTACTTCAAAATAAGCATGTGTTAATGATAGGCAATAGTGGTAATAATAACTCTAATAATAATAATATTATTTCAGAGAGCAAAGTTTTTGGAGATACTGTAGGTGCTGTAGCCTTAGACCAGCATGGTAATTTAGTAGCTGGGACTAGCACTGGTGGGATAAAAGGAAAATTACCTGGAAGAGTTGGGGATTCTCCTATACCGGGTGCTGGTTATTATGCAACGTCCAATGTAGCTGTTTCTAGTACAGGGATTGGTGAGATAATTTTAAGGATGTTACCCGCTAAAGAAGTGGATATTTTAGTCTCATTGGGTTATACTATTGATGATGCTCTAAGAGCCGTGATAAACAAAATAACTAAAATTTTTGGAAAAGATAATATAGGAATGATAGGATTAGATAAATATGGGAATGCCTCCGCATACTATAATACAAGAGGGATGGCTAGAGGTGTTATTTCCTCAGATGGGGTTAAGAGAGTATATGTCTTCGAGGGTGAGATCTAA
- a CDS encoding phosphoesterase: MKILVMSNIRFPEPHVESTLSSIIKKEEPEVIVLNGDTTQCYWDYECPRVIDVLYVIRSIAPWAQIIYVQGDMDPHAIKCITAEPRYREEIIGTTMYIAEAASVKYHIIHGHQGEIDQLRKSIGAGPWDWLVIGQYKRLEIDKLARVLYSGGITREFPPEARGYVVITDSNFYIRNLRT, from the coding sequence ATGAAGATATTAGTAATGAGTAATATTAGATTCCCCGAACCTCATGTTGAAAGTACGTTATCAAGTATTATAAAGAAGGAGGAGCCAGAGGTTATAGTATTAAATGGTGATACCACCCAATGTTATTGGGATTATGAGTGTCCTAGAGTTATTGATGTACTCTATGTCATTAGGAGTATAGCTCCTTGGGCCCAGATAATTTACGTTCAAGGAGATATGGATCCTCATGCAATTAAGTGCATAACTGCAGAGCCCAGATATAGGGAGGAGATAATTGGCACAACTATGTACATTGCGGAAGCAGCTTCTGTTAAATATCATATTATTCATGGACATCAAGGAGAAATAGATCAGTTAAGGAAAAGTATTGGTGCCGGTCCATGGGATTGGTTAGTAATAGGTCAATATAAGAGACTAGAAATCGATAAACTAGCAAGGGTATTATATAGTGGGGGTATAACTAGGGAATTCCCACCTGAGGCAAGAGGTTATGTAGTTATAACTGACTCCAATTTTTACATTAGGAATCTAAGAACTTAA
- a CDS encoding DUF5751 family protein produces MQLENKPIVVISSTNAEEIPNFVRTMFKDCRLNGSKKLIINFISSIPYPEFIQNAREALLDNIDLGTYIYIWKPEEVDQMMRKILENSQDMKGIIIYCDNDNKRFIEKILPKIPNSIKANIIKDYCK; encoded by the coding sequence ATGCAACTTGAAAATAAGCCCATTGTAGTAATCTCTTCAACTAACGCTGAAGAAATACCAAATTTCGTTAGGACGATGTTTAAGGATTGTAGGTTGAATGGGAGTAAGAAATTAATAATAAATTTCATTTCATCGATTCCTTACCCAGAGTTCATACAAAATGCCAGGGAGGCTCTTTTAGATAATATAGATTTAGGTACTTATATTTACATTTGGAAGCCCGAAGAGGTTGATCAAATGATGCGAAAGATCTTAGAAAATAGTCAAGATATGAAAGGTATAATAATATATTGTGATAATGATAATAAACGTTTTATCGAAAAAATACTACCCAAGATTCCTAATTCAATAAAGGCGAATATTATAAAGGATTATTGTAAATAA
- a CDS encoding digeranylgeranylglycerophospholipid reductase — protein MKRAEYDVLIIGLGIAGASLAWKLSQSNLKVLAIDSKPWNRFGDKPCGDAISKEHFDNLGMPYPQGKELEEKVEGIKLYSPDMKTVWTVKGEGFEIDSPSYVQRLTKEARERGVEILDLTTAMKPIIVGNKVEGAVLVNRRTNETIEAKAKITVDATGYSTSFRSKLPFEFPVTETLDDKDADVAYREVLNTKDEIEEYPYLRIFITQKASPGGYWWYFPKGPNKVNVGLGIQGGMGYPSIHEFYNKYVDYYAPDIDKNRLLVKGGALVPTRRPLATIVWDGIAVIGDSAFTVNPVHGGGKGSAMISAYCVGKAILNAFENSDFSAKGLWNANECYIERYGAKQASLDLFRRFLQRLSDDEINYGMNKKVIREEDLLEASANGDLQLSTAEKAMRIIMALGKPSLLFKLKTVAEYMRKIKDVYKHFPAEPKDLMKWKYNVDSIILEFNKALEK, from the coding sequence TTGAAAAGAGCGGAATATGATGTTTTAATTATTGGCTTAGGTATAGCTGGTGCATCACTTGCCTGGAAATTATCTCAATCTAACCTTAAGGTATTAGCAATAGATAGTAAACCATGGAACAGATTTGGCGATAAACCTTGTGGAGACGCAATAAGCAAAGAACATTTCGATAACCTAGGAATGCCTTATCCTCAAGGTAAAGAATTAGAGGAGAAGGTAGAGGGTATAAAACTGTATAGCCCTGATATGAAAACCGTATGGACTGTAAAAGGAGAAGGTTTTGAAATTGATTCTCCCAGTTATGTGCAGAGACTAACCAAAGAGGCTAGAGAAAGGGGAGTTGAAATTTTAGATCTAACTACAGCAATGAAACCGATAATAGTTGGCAATAAAGTTGAAGGAGCGGTCTTGGTTAATAGAAGGACTAATGAAACTATAGAGGCAAAAGCTAAAATTACAGTCGACGCTACTGGATATTCAACTAGCTTCAGAAGTAAGCTTCCATTTGAATTTCCGGTGACTGAAACATTAGATGATAAAGATGCCGATGTTGCATATAGAGAAGTGTTAAATACTAAGGACGAAATTGAAGAATATCCCTATTTAAGAATATTCATAACACAGAAGGCCTCCCCAGGAGGTTATTGGTGGTACTTTCCAAAAGGGCCAAATAAGGTTAATGTTGGTCTAGGTATACAAGGAGGTATGGGATATCCTAGTATTCATGAGTTCTATAATAAATACGTTGACTATTATGCTCCAGACATAGATAAGAATAGACTATTAGTTAAAGGTGGAGCGTTAGTGCCTACTAGAAGGCCACTTGCAACTATTGTATGGGATGGTATAGCAGTAATAGGCGATTCAGCATTTACAGTTAATCCGGTACACGGAGGAGGAAAAGGTTCTGCAATGATTTCAGCTTATTGCGTTGGTAAAGCTATACTTAATGCATTTGAGAATAGCGATTTCTCTGCAAAAGGACTATGGAATGCTAACGAGTGCTATATAGAGAGATATGGCGCTAAGCAAGCTAGTCTTGACTTGTTTAGGAGATTTCTACAGAGGTTAAGTGATGATGAGATAAATTATGGAATGAATAAAAAAGTGATAAGAGAAGAGGACTTATTGGAGGCAAGTGCAAATGGTGATCTTCAACTTTCCACAGCCGAAAAGGCGATGAGAATTATTATGGCCCTTGGAAAACCATCATTACTATTTAAGCTAAAAACTGTTGCCGAGTATATGAGGAAGATTAAAGATGTTTATAAACACTTTCCAGCGGAGCCTAAGGATTTAATGAAATGGAAATATAATGTGGACTCGATAATTTTAGAATTTAATAAAGCTTTGGAAAAGTAG
- a CDS encoding DUF2070 family protein, whose product MDMDTENLTRKYYGYLKTLPSIKIFATTFSAESLFIVLRSFQLTFDYLFSFTLYSILLTIIFRNKIKIALFIMDLTAIPYLLLSLLPVGPFYAFGFFMPLMAYILLGSYKEIPSIILSGITSYLPIIFYLKYSIIFLIYIITIGLIFHFYIYTVNRKGIKILGFKSTQVAVPFITAITEKNKVPLENFLNLISVKTNLSIFMYRLDDFLFMIPQIHFGVFDSVGSSRFVYDIEKTLKNNIVTIFHGPGSHELDLPSSAEVNKVIEVISKSTLERNDWNKASFYGISIEKRSTFDVTSLEFDKFRVSFMERPEFGIDDLPSSLWKYMLSSNNYLIDCHNSFLVKEYDAHEINSLKDFIMDQRGIKNVRKLLVGYAEGKLDKTCEGLCDSRIRVFTFDDGVKRVSIVYIYANNSTKELNNAISNAVRQVVDKVILVTPDDHSCTGISLGITYSPATFCEDLVNKASELIKISTKNMKEVNNIEYKVIKIKGVKILGRIISIMLKALEDVGNYTSKTFWIPLVAPYVLLIVILLFQSFIKF is encoded by the coding sequence ATGGACATGGATACTGAAAACTTAACAAGGAAATACTATGGATATCTTAAAACTCTGCCAAGTATAAAAATATTTGCAACAACCTTTTCAGCAGAATCATTATTTATAGTGCTGAGGAGTTTCCAACTAACTTTTGATTATCTGTTTTCATTTACACTTTACTCTATTCTCCTAACAATAATTTTTAGGAACAAGATAAAAATAGCCTTATTTATTATGGATCTAACTGCGATACCTTACCTTCTGCTTTCTCTATTACCTGTAGGTCCATTTTATGCATTCGGGTTTTTCATGCCACTTATGGCGTATATTCTTCTAGGTAGTTATAAGGAAATCCCTTCTATAATATTGTCTGGAATTACATCGTATCTTCCTATAATATTTTATCTTAAATACTCAATTATATTTTTAATCTATATAATTACGATAGGTTTAATATTTCATTTCTATATATATACGGTTAATAGAAAGGGCATAAAAATACTTGGGTTCAAATCAACTCAAGTAGCTGTTCCCTTCATTACAGCAATAACTGAAAAAAATAAAGTACCACTGGAGAATTTTCTAAATCTAATATCTGTGAAAACTAATCTGAGTATATTTATGTATAGATTAGACGATTTTCTTTTTATGATACCACAAATACATTTCGGAGTTTTTGATAGTGTTGGTAGTTCTAGATTCGTATATGATATTGAAAAGACCTTAAAAAATAACATAGTAACAATATTTCATGGACCAGGTAGTCATGAATTAGATTTACCCTCATCAGCCGAAGTAAATAAAGTAATAGAGGTAATCTCAAAAAGTACGCTAGAACGTAACGACTGGAACAAAGCATCTTTTTACGGTATTTCAATTGAAAAACGCTCTACTTTTGATGTCACATCATTAGAATTCGACAAGTTTAGAGTCTCATTTATGGAGAGACCAGAGTTTGGAATTGATGATTTACCATCCTCCCTATGGAAGTATATGTTATCCTCAAATAACTACCTTATAGATTGCCATAACTCTTTTTTGGTAAAGGAATATGATGCTCATGAAATAAACAGCTTAAAGGACTTCATTATGGATCAAAGAGGGATTAAAAACGTAAGGAAACTTTTGGTAGGATATGCGGAAGGAAAATTAGATAAAACATGTGAGGGATTATGTGATAGCCGAATACGAGTCTTCACATTTGATGATGGAGTAAAGAGAGTATCTATCGTTTATATTTACGCTAATAACTCAACTAAAGAACTTAATAACGCTATATCCAATGCAGTAAGGCAAGTCGTTGATAAGGTAATTTTAGTCACACCAGATGATCATTCTTGTACTGGGATAAGCTTAGGGATTACATACTCTCCAGCCACTTTTTGCGAAGATCTTGTGAATAAGGCATCTGAACTAATTAAAATATCCACAAAGAATATGAAAGAGGTAAATAACATAGAATATAAAGTGATTAAGATAAAAGGTGTAAAGATACTCGGAAGAATAATTTCCATTATGTTAAAGGCATTAGAAGACGTAGGGAACTATACTTCAAAAACGTTTTGGATTCCATTAGTAGCACCATATGTTCTACTTATAGTTATACTACTTTTCCAAAGCTTTATTAAATTCTAA
- a CDS encoding HAD-IIA family hydrolase: MSTLNDYQLIISDIDGVILREGEPIWENIQALRNIQNNGVKIIFVTNNSGFSRILLSRQLSYLGLKVTPDMIITSGLAAAIYMKEKLNVKSVFAVGEEGLIEELKNHGFSVYSSTESERSLPDAVVMGLDRLSTYDKLSLAMRCISKGSKFIVTNMDRLWPAKDGLKLGAGALASSIIYALKRDPDFIAGKPNTWIIEIAMRISSVKKLDKILVIGDQIETDIQMGYNIGADTALVLTGISTINDVDKSSVKPKYVVNSLLDLM, from the coding sequence ATGTCAACGCTCAATGACTACCAATTAATAATAAGTGATATAGACGGGGTAATATTGCGAGAAGGAGAACCGATATGGGAAAATATACAGGCGCTAAGGAATATCCAAAATAATGGAGTTAAGATCATATTTGTAACTAATAACTCTGGATTTAGTAGGATCCTATTATCTAGACAGTTGTCTTATCTAGGCCTTAAAGTCACTCCGGATATGATAATTACAAGTGGATTGGCTGCTGCAATTTACATGAAAGAAAAGCTTAATGTAAAATCTGTATTTGCAGTAGGTGAGGAAGGCCTTATTGAAGAATTGAAAAATCATGGTTTCTCAGTATATTCTAGTACTGAATCAGAGAGAAGTTTACCAGATGCCGTAGTAATGGGCCTAGATAGGTTAAGTACGTATGATAAACTATCGTTAGCTATGAGGTGTATAAGCAAGGGATCAAAATTCATAGTAACAAATATGGATAGACTTTGGCCAGCTAAAGATGGGTTAAAGTTGGGTGCTGGAGCATTAGCTAGTTCTATAATTTATGCTTTGAAAAGGGATCCAGACTTTATAGCGGGGAAACCTAACACATGGATAATAGAAATAGCCATGCGAATTTCAAGTGTAAAGAAGTTAGATAAGATTCTAGTTATAGGGGATCAAATAGAGACTGATATCCAAATGGGATACAATATAGGTGCTGATACTGCATTAGTCTTAACGGGTATATCAACTATTAACGATGTTGATAAAAGTAGTGTTAAGCCGAAATATGTAGTAAATAGCTTATTAGACCTTATGTGA
- a CDS encoding succinate dehydrogenase flavoprotein subunit gives MEKIEYDAVVVGGGLAGLMTAHEIASAGFKVAVISKVFPTRSHSAAAEGGIAAYIPGNSDPNDNPDYMTYDTVKGGDYLVDQDAAELLSNKSGEIVMLIERWGALFNRQPDGRVAVRYFGGQTYPRTRFVGDKTGMALLHTLFERTSGLNVDFYNEWFSLDLVIDDKKVVGIVAMQMKTLTPFFFKTRAVVLATGGMGMLYRHTTNSYINTGDGFGIALRAGAALKDPEFVQFHPTALYPSDVLISEAARGEGAILRNIKGERFMTRYAPKKLDLAPRDIVSRAIITEIKEGRGYPGGYVGLDLTHLGEEYIKERLALAVEAAKSFAGVDAFTEPIPVRPAQHYYMGGIDVDIEGRNPDIVGLFSAGEAACVSVHGANRLGSNSLLDTLVFGQVTGRTVVQFLKSNPSNPTSNYEKEAEKVVDEAYKFVKSESGVHFGQILEKLRDTMWDYVGIYRDEGGLLNAMSEINKLRGMISNMYVTDKSKVYNTEFFNALELRNMLDLALVIAKSALERKESRGAHYRTDYPERDDNNWLKHTIAYLRGNTVEVTFKPVKITRWKPEPRVY, from the coding sequence ATGGAAAAGATAGAATACGATGCAGTTGTAGTTGGAGGAGGACTAGCTGGTTTAATGACTGCACATGAGATAGCTTCTGCTGGTTTTAAGGTTGCTGTTATCTCAAAGGTATTCCCTACAAGATCTCATTCCGCTGCAGCTGAAGGTGGAATAGCAGCTTATATTCCCGGGAATTCGGATCCAAATGATAACCCAGATTATATGACATATGATACAGTTAAAGGTGGTGATTATTTAGTAGATCAAGACGCGGCGGAATTACTTTCTAACAAATCCGGAGAAATAGTAATGCTAATTGAAAGATGGGGTGCGCTATTCAATAGACAACCGGATGGCAGGGTTGCAGTTAGATATTTCGGAGGGCAAACCTATCCGAGGACCAGATTTGTTGGAGACAAAACAGGAATGGCGCTTTTACATACGCTTTTTGAAAGAACTTCTGGTTTAAACGTCGATTTTTACAACGAGTGGTTTTCCTTAGATCTAGTTATCGACGATAAGAAGGTAGTTGGTATAGTAGCAATGCAAATGAAGACACTAACTCCATTCTTCTTTAAGACAAGGGCTGTTGTATTAGCGACTGGAGGAATGGGAATGTTGTATAGGCATACAACGAATAGTTACATCAATACTGGGGATGGATTCGGAATTGCATTAAGAGCAGGGGCAGCACTAAAAGATCCAGAATTTGTCCAATTTCATCCAACTGCACTATATCCATCAGACGTTTTAATTAGTGAGGCCGCTAGAGGAGAAGGTGCAATATTGAGAAATATAAAGGGAGAAAGATTTATGACGAGATATGCTCCCAAAAAGCTAGACTTAGCACCTAGGGATATAGTTTCAAGGGCAATTATCACAGAGATAAAGGAGGGAAGAGGATATCCTGGTGGATATGTTGGTCTAGATCTAACCCATTTAGGTGAAGAATATATTAAAGAAAGGCTTGCTTTAGCTGTAGAAGCTGCAAAAAGCTTTGCTGGTGTAGATGCGTTTACTGAACCCATCCCAGTTAGGCCTGCTCAGCATTATTATATGGGAGGAATAGATGTGGATATAGAGGGTAGGAATCCAGATATTGTAGGACTATTCTCTGCGGGTGAAGCAGCTTGTGTGTCAGTACACGGTGCTAATAGATTAGGCTCTAATTCACTTCTAGACACTTTAGTATTTGGCCAAGTTACTGGTAGAACTGTCGTACAATTTCTAAAGTCTAATCCAAGCAATCCCACATCAAATTATGAGAAAGAAGCTGAGAAAGTTGTTGATGAGGCTTATAAGTTCGTAAAGAGTGAGAGTGGTGTACATTTTGGTCAAATATTGGAGAAGCTAAGGGATACGATGTGGGATTATGTGGGAATATATAGAGATGAAGGTGGTCTACTTAATGCAATGTCCGAGATAAATAAACTAAGAGGTATGATTAGTAATATGTATGTTACAGATAAGAGTAAAGTCTATAATACAGAATTCTTTAACGCTCTAGAATTGAGGAATATGTTGGATTTAGCATTGGTAATAGCTAAATCAGCTTTAGAGAGGAAAGAATCAAGAGGAGCACATTACAGAACGGATTATCCTGAAAGGGATGATAATAATTGGTTGAAACATACTATCGCGTATTTGAGGGGTAATACGGTTGAAGTTACATTTAAACCAGTTAAGATAACCAGATGGAAGCCAGAACCTAGGGTGTATTGA
- a CDS encoding succinate dehydrogenase/fumarate reductase iron-sulfur subunit, with translation MAQVQEEEVILKVKRFNPERGFWWSEYKLKVDRFTQFTEALRRIKSEQDPTLSYRASCHMAVCGSCGMKINGEPRLACKTLVLDTVKKYNNNVITIEPMDYFKPIKDLIVDWDEFYERMFKVKPRLYQAKEVLEGKAEHRLKPEDQKELWKFAQCIWCGLCVSACPAVVIDQQFLGPAAHAKGYRFLADPRDTITEERMKILIDSAWRCTYCYQCFNVCPRDIEPVTAIKKTRSFTKLYKDKSEVAERGEKHVEAIHESILKTGKLAEAPVYLKTYGVLQSLIDLVYMSRTGKLKYALVQEKPVQNINEIKKIIGE, from the coding sequence ATGGCCCAAGTGCAAGAGGAAGAAGTTATATTAAAGGTAAAAAGGTTTAACCCAGAAAGGGGATTCTGGTGGTCAGAATATAAACTAAAGGTTGATAGGTTTACACAATTCACTGAGGCTCTTAGGAGAATAAAGAGTGAGCAAGATCCTACATTATCCTATAGAGCATCATGCCACATGGCAGTATGTGGAAGTTGTGGAATGAAGATTAATGGTGAACCTAGACTAGCTTGTAAGACGTTAGTTTTAGATACTGTCAAAAAATATAACAATAATGTAATAACAATCGAACCAATGGATTACTTTAAACCAATCAAAGACTTAATAGTTGACTGGGATGAGTTTTACGAAAGGATGTTCAAGGTGAAACCAAGACTATATCAAGCTAAAGAAGTATTAGAGGGCAAAGCTGAACATAGACTTAAGCCTGAAGATCAAAAAGAGTTATGGAAATTCGCTCAATGCATATGGTGTGGGTTGTGTGTTTCAGCTTGTCCAGCTGTTGTAATAGATCAGCAATTTTTAGGACCAGCAGCTCATGCCAAGGGTTATAGATTCTTAGCAGATCCAAGGGATACAATAACTGAAGAGAGAATGAAAATATTAATAGATAGTGCATGGCGGTGTACTTATTGCTACCAATGCTTTAATGTATGTCCCAGAGATATAGAGCCAGTTACTGCAATAAAGAAAACTAGAAGTTTTACTAAACTATACAAGGACAAGTCAGAAGTAGCAGAAAGAGGTGAAAAACATGTTGAGGCTATTCATGAATCGATACTAAAGACTGGAAAACTTGCAGAAGCACCAGTATATTTGAAGACTTATGGAGTATTGCAGTCCCTTATAGATCTAGTATATATGTCAAGGACAGGAAAGCTTAAATATGCATTAGTACAAGAGAAACCAGTACAAAATATAAATGAAATCAAAAAGATTATAGGTGAGTGA
- a CDS encoding CoB--CoM heterodisulfide reductase iron-sulfur subunit B family protein, whose protein sequence is MKIAYYPGCATHGLSKDVDIATRRVAEVLGIELVEVPDWNCCGGGFYDEYDEVGHVALNLRNLSQVEKLGLGKMVTPCSVCLHSHRLATYKYKEDKDIKRKTDKRLEGTSVKYEGKADAEHIVWVLIRDVGLENIKKHVKKPLTGLKVGTYYGCQMLRPEQIMGFEKAYNPTSLSELVAVTGAIPVPFPTMTSCCGFPLVGSNPKGALKLAFNVLNGAKQAGADLVIHPCSLCHLQLDSLQLKVKAEFNVNWTMPAIYITQLLGLSFGFTPEELGIGRLAIEILRSKGVI, encoded by the coding sequence ATGAAAATAGCTTATTATCCTGGATGTGCTACGCATGGTTTATCTAAAGATGTAGATATAGCAACAAGAAGAGTTGCAGAAGTACTTGGAATAGAGCTAGTTGAAGTACCAGATTGGAACTGCTGTGGTGGAGGATTTTATGACGAATATGACGAGGTTGGTCATGTTGCTCTAAACTTAAGGAATTTATCGCAAGTGGAGAAGTTAGGATTAGGGAAAATGGTAACACCCTGTAGTGTATGTCTTCATAGCCATAGATTGGCTACATACAAATACAAGGAAGATAAAGATATTAAAAGAAAGACAGACAAACGATTAGAAGGTACTTCAGTTAAATATGAGGGAAAGGCTGATGCTGAACATATTGTTTGGGTTCTAATAAGAGATGTGGGTTTAGAGAATATCAAGAAACACGTTAAAAAACCTTTAACTGGACTTAAAGTAGGCACTTATTACGGATGTCAAATGTTAAGACCAGAGCAAATTATGGGATTTGAAAAAGCATACAATCCAACTAGTTTATCCGAGTTGGTTGCAGTTACTGGGGCTATACCAGTTCCTTTTCCTACAATGACCTCATGTTGCGGATTTCCTTTAGTCGGAAGTAATCCTAAAGGTGCTTTAAAGTTAGCGTTTAATGTTCTTAATGGTGCTAAACAAGCTGGAGCTGATTTAGTCATACATCCATGTAGTTTATGCCATCTCCAGTTGGACTCTCTACAGCTGAAGGTCAAAGCAGAATTCAACGTAAATTGGACTATGCCGGCAATCTATATAACGCAACTATTGGGTTTATCGTTTGGTTTCACCCCCGAGGAATTGGGAATAGGAAGACTTGCTATTGAGATATTACGAAGTAAGGGAGTGATATGA
- a CDS encoding succinate dehydrogenase, which translates to MSEEIKKIIQDIGGKSEEWISVSERPGKDPFAKELNYSFSDYFWGKVHVRNEGEIYVLVISKDVFNWKDRIKDLKLSGEVVDAAGGLIWIQEFDIQGLKRDFEFLKTFIENIRKQKQQKTS; encoded by the coding sequence ATGAGTGAGGAAATTAAAAAAATAATTCAAGATATTGGTGGTAAATCGGAGGAGTGGATTAGCGTTTCTGAAAGACCTGGAAAGGATCCATTTGCGAAGGAACTCAATTATAGTTTTAGTGATTATTTCTGGGGTAAGGTTCATGTTAGGAACGAAGGAGAGATTTACGTCCTAGTAATCTCAAAGGACGTATTCAATTGGAAAGATAGAATAAAGGATTTGAAACTTAGTGGAGAAGTTGTGGACGCAGCTGGAGGTTTAATATGGATTCAAGAGTTTGATATCCAAGGATTAAAAAGAGACTTCGAGTTCTTAAAGACTTTCATAGAAAACATAAGAAAGCAGAAACAACAGAAAACTTCATAA